A window of the Vanessa cardui chromosome 12, ilVanCard2.1, whole genome shotgun sequence genome harbors these coding sequences:
- the LOC124534145 gene encoding uncharacterized protein LOC124534145, with the protein MAYEYAVQNKIKHNFNDTLALAGKDWLTGFIKRNHLSIRKAQGVSLNRATAFNKEEVGMFFKLLAELMEKYKFLPRSIWNVDETGISAVQDPGKIVAEKGQQRVGSITSGERGKTVTAVCAVNATGVYVPPMLIYPRQRHSTALEADGPRGTVYRCSKNGWINEDLFVDWLKHFADFTKPSENEPILLILDNHSSHISLRAYEFCRSNNIVMLSLPPHGSHRIQPLDVSIYGPLKTAYKQECNLFIKNQFGKKITQNDLASLFRKAFQKIATIPKAEAGFAATGIYPLNPDVFTDEDFVAADILNSKVVVSAEEIRDRDNKTPETQTILDESIKYDLPTHYQANSSKSSSLADVIEPVSTNVPRTSVFEKPTDIYINPTPSTSGCGKTISVRDLLPLPSQSKDKRKKLSRKKHATILTGTPHKQVLVEKENRKITKEKKTPTLRIKSEKKTIKRKGKSMEKDIKRVLQNKNRRNESTSDSEVEMTDLREDEDTDADGDCENKCIICDDYGQHNELWYRCVLCGLWAHAECSGCDSPEGYICDLCLHKL; encoded by the coding sequence ATGGCCTATGAATATGCTGTACAAAATAAGATTAAGCACAATTTTAATGATACACTTGCATTAGCTGGCAAGGATTGGCTTACaggatttataaaaagaaatcatttaTCCATTAGGAAAGCTCAAGGCGTGAGCCTGAATAGAGCAACTGCTTTTAACAAGGAAGAAGTCGGTATGTTTTTTAAACTTCTTGCAGAGTTAATGGAAAAATACAAGTTTCTGCCAAGAAGCATATGGAATGTCGACGAGACCGGAATTTCCGCAGTACAAGACCCTGGAAAAATTGTAGCCGAGAAAGGACAGCAACGTGTAGGGTCTATAACTAGCGGAGAAAGAGGAAAGACCGTGACAGCTGTGTGCGCAGTGAATGCTACTGGAGTCTACGTCCCACCAATGTTAATTTATCCGCGACAGAGACATTCGACTGCTTTAGAAGCAGACGGCCCTCGAGGGACAGTCTATCGATGCTCGAAAAATGGTTGGATAAATGAAGATCTCTTCGTAGACTGGCTGAAGCATTTTGCAGATTTTACCAAACCGTCAGAAAACGAGCCCATATTGCTTATTCTCGACAATCATTCAAGTCACATATCTTTGAGGGCTTATGAATTTTGCAGAAGCAACAATATTGTGATGTTATCATTACCTCCACATGGCTCGCATAGAATACAGCCCCTAGATGTTTCCATTTACGGTCCATTAAAAACAGCCTATAAACAAGAGTGCaacctttttataaaaaatcaattcgGAAAAAAGATAACGCAAAATGATCTCGCATCACTGTTCAGGAAAGCTTTCCAAAAAATAGCAACCATTCCCAAAGCTGAAGCAGGTTTCGCTGCTACAGGAATATATCCTTTAAACCCGGATGTGTTTACAGACGAAGATTTCGTGGCTGCGGACATTTTAAATAGCAAAGTGGTTGTTTCGGCAGAAGAAATACGAGACCGAGATAATAAGACCCCAGAGACCCAAACAATATTAGatgaatcaataaaatatgaCCTGCCAACTCATTATCAGGCGAATTCATCTAAATCGTCATCACTTGCTGATGTGATTGAACCAGTCTCGACAAATGTACCAAGAACTTCCGTATTCGAGAAACCGACTGACATCTATATAAACCCCACTCCTTCTACTTCAGGATGTGGAAAGACTATCAGTGTTAGGGATCTTCTGCCACTGCCAAGTCAGTCGAAAGACAAGAGAAAAAAACTATCTCGCAAAAAACACGCAACAATCCTTACAGGAACTCCTCACAAACAAGTTTTGGTCGAGAAAGAAAACAGAAAAATTACGAAAGAGAAGAAAACACCGACTCTTAGaataaaatctgaaaaaaagacaattaaaagaaaaggaaaatcgATGGAAAAGGATATCAAGAGAGtgcttcaaaataaaaacaggcGTAATGAAAGTACTTCGGACTCGGAAGTGGAAATGACAGATTTGCGTGAAGATGAAGACACTGACGCTGATGGGGattgtgaaaataaatgcaTCATTTGTGATGATTACGGGCAACACAACGAGCTATGGTATAGATGTGTGCTGTGTGGTCTCTGGGCACATGCTGAGTGTTCTGGTTGCGACTCCCCTGAGGGTTATATCTGCGACTTATGCCTTCACAAACTTTGA